A stretch of Hoplias malabaricus isolate fHopMal1 chromosome 10, fHopMal1.hap1, whole genome shotgun sequence DNA encodes these proteins:
- the rdh12l gene encoding retinol dehydrogenase 12, like: MQSLRNFFRPWSSDVKLDGKTVMITGANTGIGKETAIDLAKRGARVIMACRDMEKADTALKEVIKASENQNVVIKKLDLSDCKSIREFAQTINSEERQVNILINNAGVMVCPYGKTADGFEMQIGVNHMGHFLLTFLLLDLIKRSAPARIINVSSMAHKWGNINLEDINSEKSYDKSKAYSQSKLANVLFTRSLARKLEGSGVTAYALHPGVVQTDLWRHLNWPQQAAIRLIKPFTKSSVQGAQTTIYCAVAPELEKESGKYYSDCAPTSCSSAAMDDEMAQRLWDLSCQMLNITWD, translated from the exons ATGCAGTCATTGAG AAATTTTTTTCGACCGTGGTCCTCTGATGTAAAGCTAGACGGCAAAACTGTTATGATTACTGGAGCCAATACAGGAATTGGCAAAGAAACTGCCATTGATTTGGCTAAGAGAG GTGCACGGGTCATCATGGCTTGCAGGGATATGGAGAAAGCTGACACAGCCTTGAAAGAGGTCATTAAAGCCTCTGAAAATCAGAATGTGGTCATCAAAAAGCTTGACCTTTCTGACTGCAAGTCAATCAGAGAATTTGCTCAGACTATTAACAGTG AGGAGAGACAAGTCAACATCCTTATTAACAATGCAGGAGTGATGGTATGTCCATATGGTAAAACTGCAGATGGCTTTGAGATGCAAATTGGGGTCAACCACATGG GTCACTTCCTgttgacatttttattattggaccTGATTAAAAGATCGGCCCCAGCTCGGATCATCAATGTGTCATCAATGGCACACAAATGGGGGAATATCAATCTAGAGGACATCAACAGTGAGAAAAGCTATGATAAGTCTAAAGCTTACAGTCAGAGCAAACTGGCCAATGTGCTCTTCACTCGCAGCCTGGCCAGAAAACTAGAGG GTTCTGGTGTGACAGCGTATGCTCTTCACCCCGGTGTAGTGCAGACAGACCTGTGGAGACACTTGAACTGGCCACAGCAGGCAGCCATAAGGTTAATAAAGCCCTTCACAAAGTCATCAGTGCAAGGGGCACAAACCACCATCTACTGTGCAGTAGCTCCTGAGCTGGAGAAGGAAAGTGGCAAGTATTACAG TGACTGTGCACCTACAAGCTGCTCCAGTGCTGCAATGGATGATGAAATGGCACAGAGACTCTGGGACCTCAGCTGCCAGATGCTCAACATAACATGGGACTAG
- the ptchd3a gene encoding patched domain-containing protein 3 has protein sequence MSRCRTDCIEKPISLGFKWLGHLIGSYPWWFLILPLFLSAGLGAGFIFLHERQANGIEDQFTPVNGPAKQERIFIQENFQNTGDFSQFRLSTEGTYASLIITGLKQENILTVDAFEEIIDLDKAVKHVDTGKTFENLCAETKGKCMSNAVLDIINYTASGILATPLTYPEHDKFFLGSAIGGVQLKEGSSEIRSAEAIRLFYYLKENSTETKGWLTAFIKLFSNYTGLKTVSVSYFTSISREEEFENSSASVIPFFAITYCLAINISIISCLRLDCVRNKVWVASFGVLSAGLAVLSSFGLLLFCEIPFSMTVASAPFLILGIGVDDMFIMISCWQKTKVKDQVEVRMAETYKEAAVSITITTLTDVLAFYIGLMTPFHSVQSFCLYTGTAVLFCYIYNITFFGAFLALNGRREQGNRHWLTCMVVSDIQEIPDCNICCVGGAYDKQTGAEKEMPIHLFFKKYYGPCLTNSWTKAFIIFLYCGYLAASIYGCLQMQEGIELKNLAVDSSYVVDYYDNEKKYFTEYGPIVMVVVKNETFPYWETSARERLDLCLQEFGKLSMASKNLQISSWLQSYMDYGKNTNLELNNETVFKLRLPKFLLATGFNQDVNFTNNQILASRIFIQTVNITRAIDEKNMLNAFRETAEKCSKSSEEVDVLVYHYAFIYFDQYAVIVSNTIQNIVVATLAMLVISLFLIPNPLCSLWVTFAIASVIVGVAGFMALWDVNLDSISMINLVICIGFSVDFSAHISYAFVSSNEKSANKKAVDALYSLGYPMIQAAVSTIAGVVVLSISESYIFRTFFKIMFLVILFGLIHGIVFIPVFLSLFGGCGKMHNSIKHEHSIEEHNSMKNQAPCYSNSGYIHEKQIKLDTHELAGGNRAYMAKSHKTTALWMGWDPDCP, from the exons ATGTCTAGATGCAGAACTGACTGCATTGAAAAGCCTATTTCCTTGGGGTTTAAATGGCTTGGGCATTTAATTGGTAGCTATCCATGGTGGTTTTTGATATTGCCTTTGTTCTTGTCTGCTGGTCTGGGAgcaggttttatttttcttcatgaaAGGCAGGCGAATGGCATTGAGGATCAGTTTACACCTGTAAATGGCCCTGCAAAACAAGAGAGGATATTTATACAAGAGAACTTTCAAAACACTGGAGATTTTTCACAGTTTCGGCTCTCCACAGAGGGAACATATGCCTCCCTCATAATTACAGGTTTGAAGCAGGAAAACATATTAACAGTGGACGCATTTGAAGAAATTATTGACTTAGACAAAGCAGTTAAGCATGTTGATACTGGGAAAACTTTTGAAAACCTTTGTGCTGAAACCAAGGGAAAGTGCATGTCAAATGCAGTGTTAGACATTATAAACTACACAGCCAGTGGAATTTTAGCTACCCCTCTGACATACCCAGAGCATGACAAATTCTTCTTAGGATCTGCCATTGGGGGAGTACAGTTAAAAGAGGGCAGCTCGGAGATTAGGAGTGCAGAGGCAATTAGACTTTTTTATTACTTAAAAGAAAACTCAACAGAAACTAAAGGGTGGCTGACAGCTTTTATAAAGTTGTTTTCCAACTACACTGGACTGAAAACG GTGTCTGTGTCTTACTTCACTTCAATATCAAGAGAAGAGGAGTTTGAGAACAGTTCTGCTTCTGTGATTCCATTCTTTGCCATCACTTACTGTTTAGCCATTAACATCTCTATTATATCTTGCTTAAG gttggactgtgtgaggaacaAGGTGTGGGTGGCTTCATTTGGGGTACTGTCTGCTGGTCTGGCTGTACTGTCCAGTTTTGGTTTGCTGCTTTTCTGTGAAATACCCTTTTCTATGACAGTTGCTTCTGCTCCATTtttgattctgg GAATCGGAGTTGATGATATGTTTATTATGATCTCCTGCTGGCAGAAGACTAAAGTTAAGGATCAGGTTGAAGTTCGAATGGCAGAAACATATAAAGAAGCAGCTGTATCCATCACTATCACCACACTGACAGATGTTCTAGCTTTCTACATTGGTCTCATGACTCCATTCCATTCTGTGCAGTCCTTCTGTTTGTACACTGGGACAGCAGTCCTATTCTGCTACATCTACAACATCACATTTTTTGGTGCTTTTCTAGCTCTAAATGGGAGGCGAGAACAGGGCAACCGACACTGGCTAACCTGCATGGTAGTTTCTGACATACAAGAAATTCCTGATTGTAATATTTGTTGTGTTGGCGGGGCTTATGATAAACAGACAGGTGCTGAAAAAGAAATGccaattcatttgttttttaagaaaTATTATGGGCCATGTTTGACTAATTCCTGGACTAAAGCATTTATAATCTTTCTCTATTGTGGGTATTTGGCAGCCAGCATTTATGGATGCCTACAAATGCAAGAGGGAATTGAACTGAAAAATTTAGCTGTAGACAGCTCCTATGTTGTTGATTATTATGataatgaaaagaaatattttaCAGAGTATGGTCCCATTGTTATGGTAGTTGTCAAGAATGAAACATTTCCATACTGGGAAACTAGTGCAAGAGAAAGGCTTGATTTATGTCTCCAAGAGTTTGGAAAACTCTCCATGGCCTCCAAAAATTTACAAATTTCTTCTTGGCTTCAGTCATACATGGATTATGGAAAAAACACTAACTTAGAACTAAACAATGAGACCGTATTCAAATTACGCCTACCTAAATTTCTTTTAGCTACAGGATTTAATCAGGATGTTAACTTTACTAATAATCAAATACTCGCCTCTCGCATTTTCATTCAGACAGTGAACATTACTCGAGCAATTGATGAGAAGAACATGCTGAATGCTTTTAGAGAAACTGcagaaaaatgttcaaaatcaTCAGAAGAAGTTGATGTGTTAGTGTACCACTACGCATTCATCTACTTTGACCAGTACGCAGTCATAGTTAGCAATACTATCCAAAATATAGTAGTTGCTACTTTGGCCATGTTGGTCATTTCCCTGTTTTTGATTCCAAACCCTCTGTGCTCTCTCTGGGTGACTTTTGCTATTGCATCTGTCATTGTTGGTGTGGCTGGGTTTATGGCATTATGGGATGTTAATCTTGATTCAATATCTATGATCAACTTGGTCATTTGCATTGGTTTTTCAGTAGATTTCTCTGCTCACATATCCTATGCCTTTGTATCTAGTAATGAGAAATCAGCCAATAAGAAGGCTGTAGACGCGCTCTACAGTCTCGGTTATCCAATGATCCAGGCCGCAGTGTCCACCATTGCAGGAGTGGTGGTGTTGTCCATTTCCGAAAGTTACATTTTTAggactttttttaaaattatgtttttggTCATCCTCTTTGGTCTAATTCATGGCATTGTGTTTATACCTGTGTTCCTGTCTTTATTTGGAGGTTGTGGTAAGATGCATAATTCTATCAAACATGAACATTCAATAGAGGAACACAATAGTATGAAGAATCAAGCACCCTGTTACTCTAATTCAGGTTATATCCATGAAAAACAGATAAAACTGGACACACATGAATTAGCTGGTGGTAATAGGGCATATATGGCAAAATCCCACAAAACTACGGCATTATGGATGGGCTGGGACCCTGACTGCCCCTAA